The stretch of DNA TGAAAACAAAGCAAAAGAAATCGTTTCACTGTTTTCACATCAAAGATGGCGGCAACATGGTCTAAATATTAGCAAGAACGCAGGTTATAAATACTGCTCACAGTGATGAAGTTCCCTGAATTCTGGCCTCGAGCTCTGTAGTAATTGTTGGTGGAAACAGGTTTGTTCGGTGCAGCAGATTGGTCTGTTGCTTTGGTCTTGCTATCTTCATCAGATGGAGGCTTCTGCTGCCCGGTCGACTTGGGAGATCCCTCAAAGGAGGTGGTGC from Musa acuminata AAA Group cultivar baxijiao chromosome BXJ2-11, Cavendish_Baxijiao_AAA, whole genome shotgun sequence encodes:
- the LOC103970271 gene encoding protein SPIRAL1-like 5; this encodes MSRGESFGGGKSSLSYLFESDEGTTSFEGSPKSTGQQKPPSDEDSKTKATDQSAAPNKPVSTNNYYRARGQNSGNFITGRPFTKVQSVPGGSSSLGYLFGDK